The following nucleotide sequence is from Sphingomonas swuensis.
GAACGCATGCTCGAGATGGCCGGCCGGACCGTCGGCAAGGGCGACGTCGGGCGGCCGATCGTTCCCTTCCGCGCCGAGGGCGAGCAGTGATCGCGACTTTGCTCGCGGCAAGCTCCGGGCAAGCTTCTGCCATCTAGAAGGAACCATGAGACCCCGCCCTGCGCTCGGAAGGAGTGAGGGGTCTCACCAGTTGGGCAGCGCTCCTTCCACCAAGCGCCGCCGACGCCGAACGCCACGCCGGTAGTCACGCGCGGCCAGGATATTCTCTTTTGCACGAACCGACCTCGACCCCCGCCGACATTGATCCCAAAGCCGTGCTCCGGCAGGTCGCCGCCTTCCGTGAGCCACGGACCGGCCGAAGCCTGTTCGAGCTGGCGGTCACCGTCCTTCCCTTCGCCTTGCTGTGGGCGGCGATGTGGGCGAGCCTCAGCGAAGGCTATTGGATCGGCCTCCTCCTGACCATTCCGGCGGGCGGCTTCCTCCTCAGGATGTTCCTCATCCAGCACGATTGCGGCCATGGCGCCTTCTTCTCGCGCCAGTGGGGCAATGACTGGCTGGGGCGCTTCCTCGGCGTCTTCACCCTGACGCCCTACGACTATTGGCGCCGGAGCCATGCCACCCACCACGCCACCACCGGCAACCTCGAGCTGCGCGGGGTCGGCGACATCGACACGCTGACCGTCTCCGAATATCGCGCGCTCTCACCGGCCGGGCGGCTGCGCTACCGCATCTACCGCAACCCGATCGTCCTGTTCGGGATCGGCCCCGCCTACCTCTTCATGCTTCGGCACCGGCTTCCGGTCGGAATGATGCGCGGGGGCTGGCGTCCGTGGGCGAGCGCGCTCGGCACCAACGCGGGCATCGCCGTGTTCGCCGGGCTGCTCATCTGGGCGATGGGCTGGAAGCTGTTCCTGATGATCTTCCTTCCGACCACCCTCGTCGCCGCCTCGCTCGGGGTCTGGTTCTTCTACGTCCAGCACCAGTTCGAGCAGACCCACT
It contains:
- a CDS encoding fatty acid desaturase, translating into MHEPTSTPADIDPKAVLRQVAAFREPRTGRSLFELAVTVLPFALLWAAMWASLSEGYWIGLLLTIPAGGFLLRMFLIQHDCGHGAFFSRQWGNDWLGRFLGVFTLTPYDYWRRSHATHHATTGNLELRGVGDIDTLTVSEYRALSPAGRLRYRIYRNPIVLFGIGPAYLFMLRHRLPVGMMRGGWRPWASALGTNAGIAVFAGLLIWAMGWKLFLMIFLPTTLVAASLGVWFFYVQHQFEQTHWSPRDEWSFHEAALHGSSYYVLPTVIHWFSANIGMHHVHHLASRIPFYRLPEAMREVPVLTRISRLTVRESFRTVRLALWDDRARRLISFREARATA